The following proteins are encoded in a genomic region of Cryptococcus neoformans var. neoformans JEC21 chromosome 2 sequence:
- a CDS encoding expressed protein, whose product MAEQVDTATDVIQQNAGAAQSAVDSKRDAALGPLRSHRTPLPNELAELTPEEQPGGGRKKDDNTLSINIALDLLVEVHLTARVKGDITIGLL is encoded by the exons ATGGCCGAACAAGTAGATACCGCTAC CGATGTTATCCAGCAGAACGCCGGCGCAGCCCAATCAGCAGTCGATTCAAAACGAGATGCTGCCCTTGGTCCACTCAGAAGCCACCGTACCCCCCTCCCCAACGAACTCGCCGAATTGACACCTGAAGAGCAAccgggaggagggaggaagaaggacgatAACACTCTAAGTATTAACATTGCGCTTGATCTCCTCGTTGAAGT CCATCTCACCGCCCGAGTTAAGGGTGATATTACCATCGGTCTCCTGTAG